The genomic interval taattttttatttaggtgCTGACATTAAGGAAATGAAGAACAATACTTTtgcatataatattagaaataaatttcttaataattggaACATTTCTGAAATATCAAAACCAGTAATTGCTGCTGTAAATGGATATGCTGTAAGTTagtataatttacaaaaaagtgaaaaaaatatgaaaaatttcaacaatgtgccaatattttattttattgctatattattaaatttaattattctatattagcatcatttatgaattagaatgcaaaaattttttaaaatttcttgttaaagaacatatatttatattaattaaatatttatattagttagGTGGAGGTTGTGAATTAGCAATGATGtgtgatattatttatgcTGGAGATACAGCAAAGTTTGGTCAACCTGAAATCACTATTGGTACCATACCTGGTGCAGGTGGTACTCAAAGATTAACTAGAATAATTGGCAAGAGTAAAGCAATGGAAATGGTATTAACAGGCAAACAAATCAACGCTGAAGAAGCAGAAAAAAAtggtgaattaaattattaaaaaaataaaaatatatatacaatacatataaaaatattattttgattgcaGGTTTGGttagtaaaatttttccagCAAACAAGCTTATTGCTGAAGCAATTAAATTGGGTGAGAAAATTGCTTCTCATTCTCAATTAATTGTTGCTATGGCAAAAGAATCTGTTAATATtggtaattattgaaattttttaatatatatatattatgttatttttcaaattctttatattatatttttctttttagctt from Apis mellifera strain DH4 linkage group LG8, Amel_HAv3.1, whole genome shotgun sequence carries:
- the LOC409150 gene encoding probable enoyl-CoA hydratase, mitochondrial — translated: MTILRIGKILFVKQVQIGRKPQYFASDTKYYCSYVPQNYEFIKVETAGEKKNIGLITLNRPKALNALCEKLITELNDAMLKFDTNNNIGAIIITGSEKAFAAGADIKEMKNNTFAYNIRNKFLNNWNISEISKPVIAAVNGYALGGGCELAMMCDIIYAGDTAKFGQPEITIGTIPGAGGTQRLTRIIGKSKAMEMVLTGKQINAEEAEKNGLVSKIFPANKLIAEAIKLGEKIASHSQLIVAMAKESVNIAYETTLKEGLHFEKNIFHGTFATDDRKEGMTAFIEKRSPKFNNQ